A window of Lusitaniella coriacea LEGE 07157 genomic DNA:
TCTTTCTGATGTTGACTTTTTACCACTACCCGATGTCTCCCAACTCTCGCCGCGTCTGGATTGCGCTACTCGAAAAAGAGTTACCTTTTGAGGAAGTGGTTCTCCAGTTAAACGGCGACCAATTGCAACCGGAATTTCTCGAAATTAGCCCCTTTCATCATATTCCCGCTTTGGTGGACGATGGTTTTTCTCTGGTGGAATCTCAGGCAATTTTGGACTATCTCGAAGCGAAGTATCCGACACCTTCTCTCCGTCCCACCGAACCCAAAGCCTTGGGAATTGTACAAATGGTTCGGATGGCGACGATTAATGAATTAGCCCCTGCGATGAGTCCAATGGTGAGTCAAATGATGGGGATGCGAACGCCTGAACCGGAAAAATTGGAGGAATCGAAGCAAAAGTTGGCGGTTGTGTTGAAATTCTTTGAGGGTTTGCTGGAGGGAAAATCTTACTTTGGTGGAGATAGCCTTTCTCTTGCCGATATTACTGCGGGGGTTTCTATTCCTTGGCTGCCACAATTAGGGATGCCCCTTGATGATTATCCCCAGGTTATCGCTTGGCGCGATCGCGTGCAAAGTCGTCCCAGTTGGGAAACAACAAAACCCACGCCGGAAATGATCGCGCAATTGAAAGCGTTGATGCAGGCGCGAATGGCGAAGGCAAAGAATTGAGGTGGATAGCTGATAGCTATAGCCAGGAGTATTAGGACATCGGTGAAGGTGAGCTGGGGGAGCTGGGGAAGCTGGGGGAGCTTTTGGATGACACGGCACTTCGACACGCTCAGTGACCGGGAGACACGGTGACGGGGAGAGGTCGGAACGTCTCTGAGGTTTCACGGCGGTCACAAGCATCTGAGGTTTCCTCAGATGTCGCCACCTCCTCTTGCAGCGCGATTGCACAATCTGGAGGACGCGATGCCGGAAAAGGTTCCGGCATTTCAGCCGTCCGATAGGAGACCTCAGAGTGCCTCGCGCTGAGGACGCAAGCCGACCTAGGGGAGACGGGGAGACGGGGTGACGGTGATGACTGAATGATTGATAACTGAAAAAACCTGTTCCCTATTCCCTATTCCCTATTCCCTATTCCCTATTCCCTATTCCCTGTTCCCTGTTCCCTCTGATAACTGTTATGGCTACAGCTATAGCGATAAAAGCTGTCGTGACACTTGACAAACAGTACCACGCGGATCGATTGCTTCCCGAAGGCGGCGCGATAATGAAAGGGTAGATTCGGAGAAGGAGAAAATTGTGATGAAGCTGAATGCTCGAAATGCTCTAACTTCTGCCGCTTCGATTGCCCTGGTTTTGGGAATGGGCGCGATCGCGAGTTATGCTGATACGATCGCGCTTAGAACGCTTCCCAACCAACAAGTGACGCTCTCAGGGCGCTCTGGCGGGTCGCAGAAGACTCCGGACTGTGGTTTTGTCTCGGCGGCTCCCAGTCACCTCGTTAACGTCACCGAACGCATTAATTCCATGACCCTGCGGGTTGAGGCAACAGGCGGACAACCCACCCTCTTAATCGATGGACCCGACGGACGATTCTGCGCGACGACAACGGGGGGCAATTCGCCGGAAATTCCTGGGTTGTGGATGCCGGGACTCTATAAAATTTCTGTGGGCGATCTCAGTGGGGAGCAACACGCTTACTCGCTCCAGATTTCCCAGTAAAGCTAATCCTCTATTTGCTGGACGGGAACTTCTACCACCTCAACATCAATGGTTCCGGGGGGAGTCAATCGATTGAACTTTCCCCCTTCAACCTTGAGGGATTCTCCACAACTGGGGCATTGACATTCTGTGCCAGAAAAGCCCGTAAACTCGTAACTGCAAACCGGGCATTGGTCTTCAACCAAATTCTTTTGCAACCACCACCGAAACCCAATCCAGGCGATAATGGGTGCGACCAGCAGCAAGCAGAAGAGAATTGCCACGCTTTTAACCAGCCACCCCAATCCCACCGAACCCAGTAACCAGCAGGTTAATAAAAGGGTGAGCCAGCATCCCAAACCGGAAAAGTTTAATTGGGGTAAGTTACGAAAATCTTGATTCATGGCTGTTGCTTTGTTGACTAAGCGGGAGAAGAGATACTTCCATCCTAGTTTAAATAGGGGAGACTTAGGGGGCGCGCGATCGCGCGCCTTTGTCTGATTGGGAATAAACCCACGCGCGATCTCCTAAAGAAATTTAAGTTAATCCCACCAACTTCGCACTCAAATCAAACAAGCGTTCCGCTTTCTCATCATCCTGGGCTTGAGGAGAAACGGTTTGAACAAAAGACTTGCGATTCTTCTTCTGGCGATTTCCCCAACTCCAATACGCGCCAGACTGCTTGAACTCCTCATCGGCAATCACCGCCGCAACGCGCTCTCCGGCTAACTCCTGGGACACATATCCCCCAGTAATTCGTTTTTGGAAAATGGGGAAAAGTTTCTGAAACAGAGGGTAATGGTTGCGGAAAAGGGGCGTATCGGCGACGCATCCGGGATAGAGGGAGGTAAATGTAATTCCCGTTAATTCGTGATAGCGTCGGTGCAATTCCCGCATCGTCAGGACGTTGCACACCTTACTATCTTTATACGCCTTCACCGATTCAAATTTCTTGCCATCAATCATCGAAACTGGCGCTCTGAAACCCGCTTCAAACCCTTCCAAATTCCCTAAATCCGGACGCGGGGGAATTTTTCCGCCCAATTCATCGGGATTGTGGGTTACCGTTCCCAAAATCACAACTCTTGGATCGGGAGAACCCGAATGTTTGATATCTTCGAGTAGCAGGTTACACAGGAGGAAATGACCCAGGTGATTGGTGGTCATGCTCAACTCATACCCCTCCGAACTGCGCTTGGGTTCCTTCAACAACGGCATATAAATTGCCGCATTGCACAACAGCGCATCGAGAGATTTTCCCGTATCTCTAAATTGCTTGACAAACTCGCGAACGCTAACGAGATCCCCCAAATCGATATAGAGGTTGGTGTAACTGCTGGGGGAAATTCCCAACTCTTGCGCCGCTTGTTCGGCTTTGTCAACGCTGCGATTCGCCATAACGACGTGCCATCCCCGGTCTACTAGGGATTTTGCTGCGTAGAGTCCAACGCCCGATGAGGTTCCTGTGATAATAACGGTTCGTGCCATTTGACTAAAACTTTATTGCATTATTGTTGTTTACCGTAATCAGAATCTTACCAAATACCTTGGGTCTAAACGCCTTTCCGCGATCGCGGTCATAATCGGGAGCTGCGAGGGCAGCTCGCACGCCACCCGGTTCGAGTAGCATAGAGACAGTCCAGCCCAATTTATAATTGTTGGATTGTCATGTCCCAAACCGCTCTCAACAAACCCGACATTCTGCTTCCGCCCACCCAAGACGAATTGCCTTACGACGACGGCATTCCAATGGAAACTCAACGCCACAAAGACCAGATGGAAGTTCTCATCAATGCCCTCGTCCCCTGGCTAGAGCAGAGGGAAGACGGTTACATTGGTGGCAATATGTTCGTCTATTTCAGCATCGAGCAAGTGCGCAACCAGGACTATCGCGGCCCTGACTTCTTTGCCGTGCTGGGAGTCCCCAAGGGAGAGCGAAAAAGTTGGGTGGTCTGGCAAGAAGGCAAAGCGCCCGATGTCATCATAGAACTGTTGTCCCCCAGCACCGCAGACCGAGACAAAAACGAGAAAAAATCGATCTATCAGAATCAAATGCGCGCCTCGGAGTATTTTTGGTTCGACCCATTTAACCCAGAGGATTGGGAAGGGTTTTTACTTGAAGGAGGCGTATACCAACCGATTGCTATCAACGCAGGAGGGCAGAGAATCAGTCGTGCATTGGAATTGGCACTGGTGCGCTGGCAAGGGAGTTTTAGAGGAGTCGAGGCAACTTGGCTGCGTTGGGCGACCTTAGAGGGAGAATTGCTATTGCTGCCAGAGGAGAGGGCAGAAGCTGCCGAACTGCGCGCAGAAAATGCCGATCGCGCTCGACAAGAAGCTATTCCCCGGCTTTTGGGCATGGGACTGACCTTAGAGCAAGTCGCTGAAGCCTTGGGATTGACTGTTGAGGAAGTGCGTTCTTCTTCAAAGAGCGACAACAACCGAGCGTAAATTGGGGACTGTTTGAAGGCAGTGCGCGATCGCGTCATATAAAACTGGTTGAATGCCCTCAGTTTTCCTCAAATGCTTGTGCCGGACGTTTGCACCTTGTCGGCGGTGCGGGGTCTGATCGTTCCCCGTGTCTCCGCGTCTCCGTGTCACCGCTAGCTTCTCAAGACACGATTTAAAAACTCGCAATCTTTTAGATAGCAGGTAATGCCTGCCAGCCAACAATAAAATAAATTAGGACATTACACAAAGCTATAAGCCAGAAAAAGCAAGGTTTCAACGAATAGCTGAATGCTGAAAGCTATATCTTTTGACAGATGATAAAAAGCCATTATAAATGAGAAGATTAAAATCGAAAGTTAAGCTTAAAGCGTAATAAATAATGAACCGAGCGACTCATCCTGCTTGTAATCGCATTGCCGTTGTTTTTGATTTTGATGAAACGTTAATTCCCGATGATAGCTTTAAAGTTCTTCTATCTCGCTTTGGGTTCGACCCAGACACATTCAAAAAAGAAAGAATTCAACCTTTACGAGGTGATAACTGGGATAAGTATTTAGCGAGAGCCTATTGCTTGGTTCAAGCATCAAAACAACTAGAAAAAGCAGAGAAAATCACGAAAGAAAAGCTCGCGAATCTAGGGAAAGAACTTCGGCTCATTGAAGGCGTACCGGAAATGTTCGACCAATTGCGCGACTGCGCGGCTCAAGTTAATTCGGATGTTGAGCTTGAATTTTATTTGCTCACCGGTGGTTTCGCTGAAATAGCTCGCAATACATCGATTGCAAAACATTTCAGAGGAATTTGGGGTTGCGAGTTTTCTTTTGATGCGGAGGGAGAGATCGAATTCATTAAGAGTCAGATGACTCACACTGAAAAAACGCGCTATCTCTTTTATATTTCCAAAGGAATCGATAGTGAAAATGAAAAAGATCTGATTTATAACTATCGCGACTTACCCATAGAGGAATTGCATATTCCGCTCAATCAAATGATTTATGTGGGAGATGGTACATCAGATATTCCTTGCTTTACCGTTGTGAATGAATATCACGGAATTGGGATTGGCATTCATAAAGAAGACAACCATCCAACAGAGTGGGAAGCCCGCGCGGAAATAGCAGCTAGCCAGCGAGTGGCGAATATTGCACCAGCAAACTATAGCGAGAATTCCGAATTAACGCGCTCCTTATTACTGTCGGTAGAAAGTATTTGCAAACAAATTTCTTTGAGGCAGCTTAGTGCTGGAGAATAAAGATGAAACCGAAAAAACGTTTGTTTTGGGGAATTGTTAGTATCCCCCTTTTTCTATTATTTCTTGTGGGGTGGGGGTTAATCGAACCCTACATTCTTGACGAAGAAGAAGAAGAGGCAATTATTCCCAATCTCCCTGCCACTTGGGAGGGGAAAAAGATCGCCCAGGTCTCGGATTTCCAAGTGGGAATGTGGTGGGATAATGTCAAAACAGTTAAAAATAGCGTCGAAAAGATTATTGAAGAACGACCCGCCGCCGTTTTAATTAGTGGAGATTTTATTTATCATGCTCTGCCCGATAGCGATCCTGAAATTAAGGAAGTTGTCGAATCGATTCGCCCTCTCACTGAGGCAAATATTCCAACGTATGCGGTGTTAGGAAACCACGATTACGGGATGAACAGTAAAAAGACTCAACCCAAACTAGAGCTAGTGGATAAGTTGGAAAAGGCATTAGAAAATGCTGGCATCCTTGTATTAAAAAATGAAGTCATTGAATTACCGTTGCCCGATACGAATAACCAAGATGAAAACTCCAAACTCTATTTGGTAGGAATTGGTTCTCATTGGGCAAAAAACGATCGCGTGGATGAAACGTTGGCACAAATTCCAGAGACGAGTCCCAGGGTAGTATTGATGCACAACCCCGATTCTTTTGAAGCTTTTCCTCCCAATGCAGCACCCTTTGCAGTTGCGGGACATACCCACGGGGGACAAATCCGCCTACCTTATTCGCCCCAATGGTCTTGGTTGGCTTTGGCAAAAGAAGATAAGGTTTTTGCGGATAAGTGGGCAAAGGGCTATGGAGCAGCAGGAAATCATCTCTACGTCAATCGAGGGATTGGTTTCAGCGATATTCCAATCCGAATTAACTGCGCTCCTGAACTCACTTTTTTCACCCTCCGTTCTCAGGAGGAATGATAGACAAAGCGAAAGGTTGCCCAAGCATTAACATCCAACCCATAGACATCCATCGCGCCATTGAGAAAGGTTGGGGGGACGGCACTGGCGGCGTGAAGGTCTTGGAGGAGGGCTTTTGCCACTTCTAGGGGGTTGTGGAGTTCGAGCAGCCGTTCGCCATCAAATTGGGGGTAGGAAGTGGAAGCAAGGACTTCGAGGGTTTTGGAGAAGGGAGCTGGAGCGCACACCAGGAACGTTTCTACAATCCCCATTGCGCCGGAAAGGGTTGCATTGAAGGAGGAAGATGTGGGCAGGGTTAGGGTTTTGCCACCTTCTATGCGGGGGGATTGGAGTTTGGAGGCATCGGTTGATTCCTGGGGTGTGGAGGCGTAGAGCGCGATCGCGCTGCCACTGGCATCTATCCCAAACATCATCACATAAATCGCGCGATCGCTTTTGTTCTCAATGCGGTACTGAATCGGGCTGCGCGTATCCACTGTCAGTAAGGGAGAGCGATTGACAAAGCGGTTGGGAACCTCTTGGGTAGAATCAGACGGAACGGATATTGTTGGAGATTGTTCCTGAACAATTTTTGCCGAACGCGAAGTTTCTCGCTGCATCAACGTTTCTACTTCGGGTTTGAGTAAGTTTAAGGTTGCCCGAATACCAAGGCGAGACGAGAATTCGTTCGTGGTTAGGCGCAATAATTTAGCTGCGAGTAATATTTTCAATTTCGGAGTTAAGCGTTCTACCCCCAACTTGATTGCTTCTCCAGCATCTCCCCTGGTACTGGGAATTTTATCCCGCCCGACGGTAAAGAGGGCATAACTCGATGCGGAAGCCTTCTGAGAGGAAGTTTCGGGAGATTCTTCTTCAGACGGGTTTGGCGTTGAATTGGGTTCTGGGGCAAGTTTACCGAACAAACAATCCGCGCCTTGTTCCCCTGCGGTAACCACGGAGGATACGGCAACGACGTTGGAGAAAGCGCTGGTCGCATCCACGCGCTCGATGCGTTCTAATTCTGTTGAAAGGGCAACGGTTAAACCCAAATTGCGCGGAAGTACCCGAATCCATTCTCGTACCTGTTGTCCCACAGAGACAGGTGGTATTTCTTCTCCATCGCTTGGAGTGAGGATTTTTGCCTTGGCGGTCAAACCCGCGCGCGATTGTAATTGTAGTTGAACCCGCATCTCCTGGGACTCGGAAACCACCCAGAAGCGAGAATTAGGCAAATAATTGGAGAGTATCCACGCTGGCAATCCAGCGAGGTGAAGCTGTGCTGTTGCCCCATTCTCTTCAATACCGATAACAACCCCTTCTGACCCCTCAAAATCTCTGGGAAGGAGCGAATAGGTCAGGAAAGGTGGTTTTAGGGTGCTACCGCGCAGCAAGCGAGGGTTTTGGGAGTTGTTATAGGGTTGCATCGACTCTGCGGTGCGGTTGAGAGCAATGTAGAGGGTGCTAGCCGGCACAATCTGCCATAGATGCCGCGTGAAGGCATAGGTGAACAAACCCGAACTCCATTCGCCCCATTGCCCTTCTGTGGCAACTTCATCTTCCCTCGCTGCGAGGAATACGGTTCCCGGCAAGGACAAAGACTTTCTTCCCTGGGATAAAGTATCCGCAGCAAGATTGAAGCGACTTTTCAGTTGTTCTTGGAACGCCAGGTCTTGGGGATTGGGACGCGGGGCGGGTTGCATTAGAGGGGAGCGCGATCGTAAGTTTCCCGATAGTAATTTTCCTTCTCCAGCAAAACTGGTATCAAGAATCATTGTCAATTGTTGAGTAGGCAGCGATCGCGCCAATAAAGCCAACGTCCCCCAAAGCAAGTCATTCGCAGCAGGCGCGCCCTTCGTTGGAATCGTTCCATCCGCCGGCAACAAGCTATTTTCCAATCGACGCTCAACATCCCCCGATTCCCCCGTCTGCGACCACTGAACGCGGTTGCCGTAGCCGCTGAAGTGAAAGACAACCACATCTCCGGGCTTCGCTTGTTCCGTTAAATGCTCGATAAACGCCGTCTCAATGTCTTCTCGCGCCGCCTGTTGGTTGGTTAGCGTCAAAATATCGCGGGGATTAAAACCAAACCGATGAATCAGTAACTCCCGTTGCAATTCGACATCCGTCGCGCAACCGTTTAAATGCTGACCCGACCCGTAGCGGTCGATTCCCACCAACAAAGCCAACTTCCGAGCATTCGGTTGTGCCAGCGTTTGAAGATAGCTTTTCGTGAGGGGGGCTGCCCAACTTTTCGACCCGCGCAACACTTGTGCCAACTCAGTAGCGCTCAAGGTTAGGAGTAAGTTCCTCGCCTGCTGCAAAAAAATCCGCCGATTTAGTCCCATATTTCAGCTATCAGCCTTCATCTATTCGCTATCAGCCTACCAGGAATGGCGAACGCTCCCTACTCAATCGCCTATACGGAAAAGTAATGGAGAGACATTCTGGATTTAAGGCTGGAGCTATTTTATCAAGAACAATCGAGTCGCCGATGTCCAATGGCACACCAGAATAAATTGTTTCTGGTTCGCTCAACCCTTGCTAGGATCGATAATAACGATTTTTCATCCTTAAAATTCGCCCATGTCATCTGCTGCAACGCCACT
This region includes:
- a CDS encoding glutathione S-transferase family protein; protein product: MLTFYHYPMSPNSRRVWIALLEKELPFEEVVLQLNGDQLQPEFLEISPFHHIPALVDDGFSLVESQAILDYLEAKYPTPSLRPTEPKALGIVQMVRMATINELAPAMSPMVSQMMGMRTPEPEKLEESKQKLAVVLKFFEGLLEGKSYFGGDSLSLADITAGVSIPWLPQLGMPLDDYPQVIAWRDRVQSRPSWETTKPTPEMIAQLKALMQARMAKAKN
- a CDS encoding protochlorophyllide reductase; its protein translation is MARTVIITGTSSGVGLYAAKSLVDRGWHVVMANRSVDKAEQAAQELGISPSSYTNLYIDLGDLVSVREFVKQFRDTGKSLDALLCNAAIYMPLLKEPKRSSEGYELSMTTNHLGHFLLCNLLLEDIKHSGSPDPRVVILGTVTHNPDELGGKIPPRPDLGNLEGFEAGFRAPVSMIDGKKFESVKAYKDSKVCNVLTMRELHRRYHELTGITFTSLYPGCVADTPLFRNHYPLFQKLFPIFQKRITGGYVSQELAGERVAAVIADEEFKQSGAYWSWGNRQKKNRKSFVQTVSPQAQDDEKAERLFDLSAKLVGLT
- a CDS encoding Uma2 family endonuclease; translation: MSQTALNKPDILLPPTQDELPYDDGIPMETQRHKDQMEVLINALVPWLEQREDGYIGGNMFVYFSIEQVRNQDYRGPDFFAVLGVPKGERKSWVVWQEGKAPDVIIELLSPSTADRDKNEKKSIYQNQMRASEYFWFDPFNPEDWEGFLLEGGVYQPIAINAGGQRISRALELALVRWQGSFRGVEATWLRWATLEGELLLLPEERAEAAELRAENADRARQEAIPRLLGMGLTLEQVAEALGLTVEEVRSSSKSDNNRA
- a CDS encoding HAD family hydrolase, with amino-acid sequence MNRATHPACNRIAVVFDFDETLIPDDSFKVLLSRFGFDPDTFKKERIQPLRGDNWDKYLARAYCLVQASKQLEKAEKITKEKLANLGKELRLIEGVPEMFDQLRDCAAQVNSDVELEFYLLTGGFAEIARNTSIAKHFRGIWGCEFSFDAEGEIEFIKSQMTHTEKTRYLFYISKGIDSENEKDLIYNYRDLPIEELHIPLNQMIYVGDGTSDIPCFTVVNEYHGIGIGIHKEDNHPTEWEARAEIAASQRVANIAPANYSENSELTRSLLLSVESICKQISLRQLSAGE
- a CDS encoding metallophosphoesterase, with the translated sequence MKPKKRLFWGIVSIPLFLLFLVGWGLIEPYILDEEEEEAIIPNLPATWEGKKIAQVSDFQVGMWWDNVKTVKNSVEKIIEERPAAVLISGDFIYHALPDSDPEIKEVVESIRPLTEANIPTYAVLGNHDYGMNSKKTQPKLELVDKLEKALENAGILVLKNEVIELPLPDTNNQDENSKLYLVGIGSHWAKNDRVDETLAQIPETSPRVVLMHNPDSFEAFPPNAAPFAVAGHTHGGQIRLPYSPQWSWLALAKEDKVFADKWAKGYGAAGNHLYVNRGIGFSDIPIRINCAPELTFFTLRSQEE
- a CDS encoding caspase family protein, with translation MGLNRRIFLQQARNLLLTLSATELAQVLRGSKSWAAPLTKSYLQTLAQPNARKLALLVGIDRYGSGQHLNGCATDVELQRELLIHRFGFNPRDILTLTNQQAAREDIETAFIEHLTEQAKPGDVVVFHFSGYGNRVQWSQTGESGDVERRLENSLLPADGTIPTKGAPAANDLLWGTLALLARSLPTQQLTMILDTSFAGEGKLLSGNLRSRSPLMQPAPRPNPQDLAFQEQLKSRFNLAADTLSQGRKSLSLPGTVFLAAREDEVATEGQWGEWSSGLFTYAFTRHLWQIVPASTLYIALNRTAESMQPYNNSQNPRLLRGSTLKPPFLTYSLLPRDFEGSEGVVIGIEENGATAQLHLAGLPAWILSNYLPNSRFWVVSESQEMRVQLQLQSRAGLTAKAKILTPSDGEEIPPVSVGQQVREWIRVLPRNLGLTVALSTELERIERVDATSAFSNVVAVSSVVTAGEQGADCLFGKLAPEPNSTPNPSEEESPETSSQKASASSYALFTVGRDKIPSTRGDAGEAIKLGVERLTPKLKILLAAKLLRLTTNEFSSRLGIRATLNLLKPEVETLMQRETSRSAKIVQEQSPTISVPSDSTQEVPNRFVNRSPLLTVDTRSPIQYRIENKSDRAIYVMMFGIDASGSAIALYASTPQESTDASKLQSPRIEGGKTLTLPTSSSFNATLSGAMGIVETFLVCAPAPFSKTLEVLASTSYPQFDGERLLELHNPLEVAKALLQDLHAASAVPPTFLNGAMDVYGLDVNAWATFRFVYHSS